Proteins found in one Amphiura filiformis chromosome 14, Afil_fr2py, whole genome shotgun sequence genomic segment:
- the LOC140169306 gene encoding mitogen-activated protein kinase kinase kinase 13-like, whose protein sequence is MSKNLKYHEYLGGGAGGSVYRATWKSKEFGTIEAAAKKIRIDSEITTQLKQEIEFLKRLNHKNIIKYYDTVLEKEYVVIVTEYAAKGSLYAYLKDKDKLPKHLLHRWIFHLARGVNYLKKNDLAHRDLKSPNCVLTADDVLKICDFGIAKDLTSTKTTENVIGSFRWMAPELITESQLSPKGDIFAFGIIVWEMVSCEVPYKGMRNEYVMFQVSMKGLRPKIPDDCPQFLKELMTRCWHQDRTQRPESLEILRSVWNEYRPTLVGETITEADGLEWKLKHEIDSKGELCFVASDHLAICRLHSVEVHHVSREETHLLYTLRSDEWVHGVFILGAVVSASVPDGILVACRNKSYVYKLPMHEASNHVEKYQIHNWNGYPYCIAANANTAVIGLSSGALVVCNLPGFTQQRIVSISFIPHHLSISTEYLVVMGKDKMVIKALGDVGQDLCSIQPPHGCLFHAVSYRNDARQLYAACYQGAGKGPVYKYIWHGNGTPSYHNTGCVIEDVGDVLFRGLSVTSDGILAVSTQMRGTRIFSFE, encoded by the exons ATGTCAAAGAATCTGAAATATCATGAGTACCTTGGAGGTGGAGCAGGTGGTAGTGTCTACCGCGCCACATGGAAATCCAAAGAATTTGGCACCATTGAAGCTGCTGCTAAGAAGATTCGAATTGATTCTGAAATCACAACACAGCTTAAACAAGAAATTGAATTCCTCAAGAGACTCAATCACAAGAATATCATCAAGTATTACGATACAGTTCTGGAGAAGGAATATGTagttattgtaactgaatatgcTGCAAAAGGATCCCTCTATGCTTATCTCAAAGATAAGGACAAACTTCCAAAACATCTTCTTCACCGATGGATCTTTCACTTAGCTCGCGGAGTTAACTACCTCAAGAAAAATGATCTGGCGCATCGCGATTTGAAATCGCCAAATTGCGTTTTAACAGCTGATGATGTCTTAAAGATTTGTGACTTTGGTATAGCAAAAGACCTTACTAGtaccaaaacaacagaaaatgtcATAGGAAGCTTTAGATGGATGGCACCAGAGCTTATAACTGAATCGCAACTGTCACCGAAAGGTGATATATTTGCTTTTGGAATCATTGTCTGGGAAATGGTATCGTGTGAAGTACCATACAAAGGCATGCGGAATGAGTATGTGATGTTCCAAGTTAGTATGAAAGGCCTTCGTCCCAAAATTCCAGATGATTGCCCCCAATTCTTGAAAGAGCTGATGACGAGATGCTGGCATCAAGATCGCACCCAGAGACCAGAGAGTTTGGAAATTCTGAGAAGTGTGTGGAATGAATACAGACCCACATTGGTGGGAGAAACTATCACAGAAGCTGATG GGCTGGAGTGGAAGTTAAAACATGAGATTGACTCAAAGGGAGAATTGTGTTTTGTGGCTAGTGATCATCTGGCTATCTGTAGATTACACAGTGTAGAGGTACATCATGTAAGCAGAGAAGAGACACATCTACTGTATACCCTCAGATCTGATGAGTGGGTACATGGTGTGTTTATACTTGGTGCAGTAGTGAGTGCATCTGTACCTGATGGCATATTGGTAGCATGCAGAAATAAATCTTATGTGTATAAGTTACCAATGCATGAAGCATCAAACCATGTAGAGAAATATCAGATTCATAATTGGAATGGGTATCCATACTGTATTGCAGCTAATGCCAATACAGCTGTGATAGGTTTAAGTAGTGGTGCATTGGTGGTTTGTAATTTGCCAGGGTTCACACAGCAAAGGATTGTATCCATTAGTTTCATTCCACATCATCTTAGTATCAGTACAGAATACCTGGTGGTAATGGGAAAGGATAAGATGGTAATCAAAGCATTGGGTGATGTAGGCCAGGATCTGTGTAGTATACAACCACCTCATGGTTGTCTATTCCACGCTGTATCCTATAGGAATGATGCAAGGCAATTATATGCTGCATGTTATCAGGGGGCTGGAAAGGGGCCTGTGTACAAATACATTTGGCATGGCAATGGCACACCTAGCTATCACAACACTGGATGTGTCATTGAGGATGTGGGTGATGTGCTTTTTAGAGGGTTGTCTGTCACATCAGATGGGATACTTGCAGTGAGTACCCAAATGAGAGGGACCAGAATATTCAGTTTCGAATAA
- the LOC140169305 gene encoding uncharacterized protein: protein MTEDGFRSKFRSAKPEQTESAPQFATRLENYLIRWVELAAVTKNFAGLSDLLIREQFVAGCNKDMALFLKERKPKNVAEMTQLAEQYIEARGGWNASFGGKLPHQKGQQSSGKKTNTTPPTHGTNPKQSTNTGGNQRRCFSCDKVGHIAKDCYRRTRPTLKAASLQGSASHGHKSGKQGKKLNPTDTSSSLCTACSCESCGQNRVQTASACLLVSNEMYGEGVKSDDAYVTMSCGHKLPLASAACSDNLVEDMPVVQGFLGNKEVQVMRDSGCDAVAVRKRLVPEEKFTGVYDKCRLIDGTVRTFPVACLDVDTPYFTGHVHALVMNDPVYDLILGNNLRGVREPKDPDPDWKPRCQSSVNTDDEVHGEVSNVMNAVQTRSQKVASEKLKKALKVPKVVTEIISADELQKAQADDPSLNKIRELAESGEVKVSRCGGTSKFVCKDGILFREFQSPSVNFGESLNQVVVPQPFRMQVMKLAHETLLGGHAGVNKTTLKVLKHFFWPGAQADIGRLCRSCDICQRRFPKGRVTKVPLGSMPIIDVPFSRIAMDLVGPIFPSTERGHRFILTVVDYATRFPEAVPLRNIDSISVAEALLDIYSRVGFPREVLSDQGRQFTSEVMAEVNRLLSIRQLTTTAWHPMTNGMCERFNGVLKASLRKMCEERPRDWDRYINALLFAYRETPHASTGFSPFDLLYGRSVRGPLGMLKEFWTGQIEEPETKTTFEYVLDLQDRLQKTCDLAREEMKKSQGKYKMYYDRKAKARKFDVGDEVLLLLPSDHNKLLLHWKGPFPVVGKVGSMDYKVDFGTKVKTFHANLLKKYFRRDTDQPSKVVAGLLQIACSAIIESEVQEESAMSEEDDVSLTNEDLLQIPSFQAEETIADVHINQDLTEEQSLEVKRLLGNYSSVLTDKPGFTHLGSHDIKLMDSTPVRTKPYPIPYALRDSVKEEIKTMLELDVIEPSTSPYASPLVVVKKADGKNRICCDTRKINAITEFDAEADSFSSRNL, encoded by the coding sequence ATGACCGAAGATGGATTTAGAAGTAAGTTCCGTTCAGCTAAACCTGAACAAACAGAAAGTGCTCCACAGTTCGCGACAAGATTGGAGAACTATCTGATTAGGTGGGTAGAGCTGGCTGCTGTAACCAAGAATTTTGCTGGGTTATCGGACTTGTTAATACGTGAGCAATTTGTCGCTGGCTGTAACAAAGACATGGCGTTGTTCTTAAAAGAAAGGAAACCTAAAAATGTTGCCGAAATGACTCAATTGGCTGAACAGTACATAGAGGCGAGAGGTGGATGGAATGCTTCCTTTGGAGGTAAGTTACCGCATCAAAAAGGTCAACAATCCTCAGGTAAGAAGACTAACACTACCCCTCCCACTCATGGTACTAATCCAAAGCAGAGTACGAATACTGGAGGTAACCAACGAAGGTGTTTTAGTTGTGACAAAGTAGGACACATAGCTAAAGACTGTTATCGCCGCACTAGACCTACTTTGAAAGCTGCTAGTTTACAGGGAAGTGCATCACATGGACACAAATCAGGTAAACAAGGTAAGAAGTTAAATCCGACTGATACTTCATCTTCTCTTTGCACTGCATGTAGTTGTGAGTCTTGTGGACAGAACAGAGTGCAGACTGCATCTGCGTGTTTGCTGGTCTCAAATGAAATGTATGGTGAAGGTGTGAAATCAGACGATGCGTATGTAACGATGTCTTGTGGTCATAAACTTCCTCTTGCGAGTGCTGCGTGTAGTGATAATTTAGTAGAGGATATGCCGGTCGTTCAAGGTTTTCTTGGTAATAAGGAGGTTCAGGTGATGAGAGATTCTGGGTGTGACGCGGTAGCTGTAAGGAAGAGACTTGTGCCAGAAGAGAAATTTACTGGAGTATATGACAAATGTCGTCTCATTGATGGTACGGTGAGAACTTTTCCTGTTGCATGTCTGGATGTTGATACACCATATTTCACTGGTCATGTTCATGCTCTGGTGATGAATGATCCGGTGTACGATTTGATTTTGGGTAATAATCTCCGTGGGGTACGTGAACCTAAGGATCCTGATCCTGATTGGAAACCACGTTGTCAGTCAAGTGTAAACACAGATGACGAGGTCCATGGTGAAGTTAGTAATGTGATGAACGCTGTACAAACTCGTAGTCAAAAGGTGGCAAGTGAGAAACTCAAGAAAGCTCTTAAGGTACCAAAGGTAGTTACTGAGATTATTTCTGCTGATGAGTTGCAAAAGGCTCAGGCTGATGATCCAAGTTTGAATAAGATTCGCGAGTTAGCAGAATCGGGTGAAGTAAAGGTGAGTCGTTGTGGTGGTACATCAAAGTTTGTGTGTAAGGATGGTATTTTGTTCCGTGAATTTCAGTCTCCATCTGTCAACTTTGGTGAAAGTCTCAACCAAGTTGTTGTTCCTCAACCATTTCGTATGCAAGTTATGAAGTTGGCTCATGAAACGCTCTTAGGAGGACATGCTGGTGTGAATAAAACCACTCTCAAGGTCTTGAAACATTTCTTTTGGCCTGGTGCACAAGCAGACATTGGTAGATTATGTAGATCATGTGATATCTGTCAGCGAAGATTTCCCAAAGGTAGAGTGACAAAGGTTCCTCTTGGTAGTATGCCGATCATCGATGTTCCATTCAGTCGTATAGCGATGGATCTTGTTGGTCCTATTTTTCCGTCTACAGAACGAGGTCATCGTTTTATCCTTACAGTAGTGGATTACGCTACTCGGTTTCCTGAGGCAGTTCCGCTTCGTAACATAGATTCGATATCAGTAGCAGAGGCACTGCTGGATATTTATTCAAGAGTTGGTTTTCCCCGTGAGGTACTTAGTGATCAAGGTAGACAATTCACTTCTGAAGTGATGGCTGAAGTCAATAGATTGTTATCTATCCGTCAGTTAACCACAACTGCTTGGCATCCGATGACAAATGGTATGTGTGAAAGGTTCAATGGTGTGTTGAAAGCTTCTCTGAGAAAGATGTGTGAAGAACGTCCTCGTGATTGGGATAGGTATATCAATGCTTTACTTTTTGCGTACAGAGAAACCCCTCATGCTAGTACTGGGTTTTCTCCGTTTGATCTTTTGTATGGTCGATCTGTGAGAGGTCCTCTTGGTATGTTAAAGGAGTTCTGGACAGGTCAGATAGAAGAACCAGAAACCAAGACCACATTTGAGTATGTTCTGGATCTGCAGGATAGGTTGCAGAAAACATGTGATCTTGCTAGGGAAGAGATGAAGAAGTCTCAAGGTAAGTACAAGATGTACTATGACAGAAAGGCTAAGGCTCGGAAATTTGATGTCggagatgaggtattgttgttgcTCCCTTCAGACCATAACAAACTTCTATTACATTGGAAGGGTCCATTTCCTGTGGTAGGTAAAGTAGGTAGTATGGATTACAAGGTGGATTTCGGTACCAAGGTGAAGACATTTCATGCAAATTTACTGAAGAAGTATTTTCGTAGAGATACTGATCAACCATCCAAGGTAGTGGCTGGTCTTTTACAGATTGCGTGTAGTGCCATCATTGAAAGTGAAGTACAAGAAGAGTCAGCAATGTCAGAGGAAGATGATGTGTCTTTGACAAATGAAGATCTTCTACAGATTCCATCTTTTCAGGCTGAAGAAACCATAGCTGATGTACATATCAACCAAGACTTGACAGAAGAGCAGAGTTTGGAAGTGAAGAGATTGCTAGGTAACTATAGTAGTGTCCTAACCGACAAACCAGGGTTTACTCATCTAGGTTCGCATGATATCAAACTTATGGATAGTACACCGGTTCGTACTAAGCCATATCCTATTCCATATGCCTTACGAGACTCGGTGAAGGAGGAAATCAAAACAATGTTGGAGTTGGATGTGATCGAACCATCAACTAGTCCATATGCATCGCCGCTGGTTGTCGTCAAGAAAGCAGATGGTAAGAATCGAATATGTTGTGACACTCGCAAAATTAATGCGATTACCGAATTTGACGCAGAGGC